One genomic segment of Methylocystis rosea includes these proteins:
- a CDS encoding DUF2269 family protein, with protein MRNIAVFYDGVVVPGALLLLASGTWLIVSFYGGWGFLETPWLAGMVVLFALEFIEGNTITRLYFMRLRRLSRDALERGCVTLDLARARKAEMVPTFTHFLDIPLLMVIVSLGAIRPDTWTQFIVGVAAALLVATFLTVVIPRLYPWIPNSSAAPPQSGI; from the coding sequence GTGCGCAACATCGCCGTTTTCTACGATGGCGTCGTCGTGCCGGGAGCACTGTTGCTGCTCGCATCCGGCACATGGCTCATTGTTTCATTCTATGGCGGCTGGGGCTTTCTCGAAACGCCGTGGCTGGCGGGGATGGTCGTGCTCTTTGCGCTTGAATTCATCGAGGGCAACACCATCACCCGCCTCTACTTTATGCGGCTGCGACGACTCAGCAGGGACGCCTTGGAACGCGGCTGCGTGACGCTGGATCTGGCGCGGGCGCGGAAGGCGGAGATGGTCCCAACATTCACGCACTTTCTCGACATCCCGCTTCTGATGGTCATTGTCTCACTTGGAGCCATACGCCCAGATACTTGGACGCAGTTCATTGTCGGCGTAGCCGCCGCGTTGCTTGTTGCAACGTTCCTTACGGTCGTGATCCCGCGCCTTTATCCGTGGATACCCAACTCAAGTGCGGCTCCGCCCCAGAGCGGCATTTAA
- a CDS encoding TolC family protein: MAVLVDAQSRSLEAQFRAISARYATANSITPGSPYFAGYQRNAAAGNLRNYNETEIEAGMPLWLPGQRDAFAGTVTTGLFEVEERLALRRLEVAGVLRDAWWNAQRAAREVSVARNRVATARDIGADMTRRVELGDAAQTDALLAKNETLAAETELAQSEGAVKVARITYAALTGGAPPDGALESVRPPIDIEDHPALRTPLAAFARARAQVELVDATPIDSPDIGIFARQEHNDQYSTDRSLDPSERVTNQRTDATTLGVRIRIPLPTAGRNEPRRAEALAEMDRATAEYERAKRIITAEIRAAREALAAAQRAAKLANSRLTVANDQFELSRKAFKLGEISAFDLYRVRQIQLEAQRMEANAEINVGVAISRLNQAQGYAP, encoded by the coding sequence ATGGCCGTCTTGGTTGATGCGCAGAGCCGTTCGCTCGAGGCGCAGTTTCGCGCCATATCGGCGCGCTACGCGACGGCCAATTCGATCACCCCCGGTTCGCCTTATTTCGCGGGCTATCAGCGTAACGCGGCCGCCGGCAATTTACGCAACTACAATGAAACCGAAATTGAGGCCGGCATGCCGTTGTGGTTGCCCGGACAGCGGGACGCCTTCGCGGGCACGGTGACCACCGGTCTCTTCGAGGTTGAAGAGCGGCTGGCGCTGCGTCGACTGGAAGTCGCCGGGGTCCTGCGCGACGCATGGTGGAACGCGCAGCGTGCGGCGCGGGAAGTTTCCGTCGCGCGCAATCGCGTCGCCACCGCGCGCGACATCGGTGCCGATATGACTCGCCGCGTGGAGCTTGGCGACGCCGCCCAGACTGATGCGCTGCTTGCGAAGAACGAAACGCTTGCCGCCGAAACGGAGCTGGCGCAGTCCGAGGGCGCGGTAAAAGTCGCGCGGATCACCTACGCGGCCTTGACCGGCGGCGCGCCGCCTGATGGCGCGCTGGAGTCGGTGCGGCCGCCCATCGACATTGAGGATCACCCAGCGTTGCGCACGCCCCTCGCGGCGTTTGCGCGCGCTCGCGCCCAGGTGGAACTTGTCGATGCGACGCCGATCGACAGCCCCGATATCGGTATTTTCGCTCGGCAGGAACATAATGATCAATATTCGACCGACCGTTCGCTCGATCCTTCTGAGCGTGTCACCAACCAACGCACGGATGCGACCACCCTGGGCGTCCGCATACGCATTCCGCTGCCGACGGCCGGACGAAATGAGCCGAGACGCGCCGAGGCGCTCGCCGAGATGGATCGCGCCACGGCCGAATATGAGCGCGCCAAGCGAATCATCACGGCGGAAATAAGGGCGGCGCGCGAAGCGCTGGCGGCGGCGCAGCGCGCCGCGAAACTGGCCAACAGCCGTCTCACCGTCGCCAATGATCAGTTCGAACTGTCGCGCAAGGCCTTCAAGCTCGGCGAGATCAGCGCCTTCGATCTTTATCGCGTGCGCCAGATTCAACTCGAGGCGCAGCGCATGGAGGCGAACGCCGAGATCAATGTCGGCGTCGCGATCTCACGGCTCAATCAAGCGCAAGGCTACGCTCCCTAG
- a CDS encoding alpha-ketoacid dehydrogenase subunit beta, which yields MNAPQATAASTRLTYREACKQALREALLSDPRVFLMGEDIGRYGGCYAVTKGLLEEFGEERIRDTPLSESAFVGAGVGAAMAGMRPIVEIMTVNFSLLALDQILNNAVTIPHMSGGQFAIPLVIRMATGGGRRVAAQHSRSLEGWYAHIPGLRVLTPATVEDARFMLKGALADPNPVIIFEHVMLYNMEGDFPSDMKEVDIARAKVRRAGRDVSLITYGGSLFKALQAADALAAEGIDAEVVDLRVLRPLDTKTILNSVARTRRCVIIDEGWRSGSISAEVGMRLAEEAFFELDAPLRRVCSREAPIPYAAHLEDACLPQAATIVIVARELVRPS from the coding sequence GTGAACGCGCCGCAAGCGACTGCCGCTTCCACGCGGCTGACTTATCGTGAGGCCTGCAAGCAAGCGCTTCGTGAGGCGCTGCTCTCCGATCCGCGCGTCTTTTTGATGGGGGAGGACATCGGCCGCTACGGCGGCTGCTATGCCGTGACGAAGGGGCTTTTAGAGGAGTTTGGCGAAGAACGCATTCGCGACACGCCGCTCTCCGAGAGCGCTTTCGTCGGCGCGGGCGTCGGCGCCGCCATGGCGGGGATGCGGCCGATCGTCGAGATTATGACGGTGAACTTCAGCTTGTTGGCGCTGGATCAGATTCTCAACAACGCCGTCACCATTCCGCATATGTCGGGCGGCCAGTTCGCGATCCCCCTCGTCATTCGCATGGCCACCGGCGGCGGGCGACGCGTCGCCGCGCAGCATTCGCGCAGCCTTGAAGGCTGGTATGCGCATATCCCTGGACTGCGCGTCCTGACCCCCGCCACAGTCGAGGACGCGCGCTTCATGTTGAAGGGTGCGCTCGCCGACCCCAATCCCGTGATCATTTTCGAGCATGTCATGCTCTACAATATGGAGGGCGATTTTCCATCGGACATGAAGGAGGTCGATATCGCGCGCGCGAAAGTGCGTCGCGCCGGACGAGACGTCAGCCTCATTACCTATGGCGGCAGTCTGTTCAAGGCGTTGCAGGCGGCCGACGCCCTTGCGGCCGAGGGAATCGACGCGGAAGTCGTCGATTTGCGCGTGCTTAGGCCACTCGACACGAAAACGATACTCAACTCTGTCGCAAGGACGAGGCGCTGCGTCATCATTGACGAAGGCTGGCGCAGCGGTTCGATTTCCGCTGAAGTGGGCATGCGCCTCGCCGAGGAAGCTTTCTTTGAACTCGACGCGCCATTGCGGCGCGTCTGTTCGCGCGAGGCGCCGATACCTTATGCGGCGCATCTCGAGGACGCATGCCTGCCACAGGCGGCTACGATCGTCATCGTGGCGCGTGAACTTGTCCGCCCGTCATGA
- a CDS encoding IS1595 family transposase yields MLTNFDSLYSLFEAFPDEQSCIDHLQAIRWRDGEFCPYCGDTKIYHFSDRKTHKCGECRERFSIKVGTIFENTKLPLRKWFAAIWMITNHPKGIASVTLAKDLKITQKSAWFMLHRLRHAARTPSFNAPLKGDVEADTTFVGGKEKNKHAKDRKGGKQGGAGKAVVLGIVECDGELRAEHVADHKAKTLQGKVRQNVAKCSAVLTDEDMAFVGLDKDFTHLAVNHSAGEYVRLGGFVHTNNIEGVWALLKRQIVGIHHWVSPKHLQRYVDEMTWRYNRRDMKPSPRMNDIFACVEGRLRYRELIA; encoded by the coding sequence GTGCTTACGAATTTCGATAGCCTCTACAGCCTCTTTGAAGCCTTCCCGGACGAGCAGTCCTGCATCGACCATCTGCAGGCGATCCGCTGGCGCGACGGCGAGTTTTGCCCCTACTGCGGCGACACGAAAATCTATCATTTCAGCGACCGCAAAACGCATAAGTGCGGAGAGTGCAGAGAGCGCTTTTCGATCAAAGTCGGCACGATCTTCGAAAACACTAAACTGCCGCTACGCAAGTGGTTTGCGGCTATTTGGATGATCACCAATCATCCGAAAGGCATTGCATCTGTCACGCTCGCCAAGGATCTGAAAATCACGCAAAAGTCGGCGTGGTTTATGCTGCATCGCCTCCGCCATGCAGCCCGCACGCCTTCGTTCAATGCGCCACTTAAGGGCGATGTTGAAGCCGACACTACGTTTGTCGGCGGCAAGGAAAAGAACAAGCACGCCAAGGACCGCAAGGGCGGCAAACAGGGCGGCGCCGGCAAGGCGGTTGTGCTCGGCATTGTCGAGTGCGACGGCGAGCTACGCGCCGAGCACGTCGCCGATCACAAGGCGAAGACGCTTCAGGGGAAGGTCCGCCAGAATGTCGCCAAATGCTCGGCGGTTCTGACTGACGAAGACATGGCTTTTGTCGGACTCGACAAGGATTTCACCCACCTCGCCGTCAATCACTCGGCTGGCGAATATGTGCGCCTCGGCGGCTTCGTTCATACGAACAACATCGAAGGCGTCTGGGCGCTCCTTAAGCGCCAGATCGTCGGCATTCATCATTGGGTATCGCCGAAGCATCTTCAGCGCTATGTGGACGAGATGACATGGCGTTATAACCGCCGCGACATGAAACCGTCGCCACGCATGAATGACATTTTCGCCTGCGTCGAGGGGCGGCTGCGCTACCGCGAGTTGATCGCATGA
- a CDS encoding alpha/beta fold hydrolase: MSISKTIRPGANSDILSPEVFDEMARRAPRLERAWVEGQGHAPLLLDQPTISRIADFVRQCP, translated from the coding sequence ATGTCTATTTCGAAGACGATCCGACCCGGCGCGAACTCCGACATTCTCTCGCCCGAAGTCTTTGACGAGATGGCCCGGCGCGCGCCGCGCCTCGAGCGGGCCTGGGTCGAAGGCCAGGGCCATGCGCCGCTGCTGCTCGATCAGCCGACGATTTCGCGCATCGCGGACTTCGTGCGCCAATGTCCATAA
- a CDS encoding GNAT family N-acetyltransferase, whose product MTALLWEEAPLGKNHDRNAFDCGEDDLNVYLKRYARQNHESGGAKCFVATPRDAPARILGFYTLSPASIEFSRAPAIVTHGLGRYEIPVYRVGRLAVDRSVQGLGLGGRLLLRAAERCVTVAQEVGGVALLIDAKSDGAAKWYESYGALRLLDAPLSLVLPFSVVLEALKQRN is encoded by the coding sequence ATGACCGCCCTCCTTTGGGAGGAAGCGCCGCTCGGCAAGAACCACGACCGTAACGCTTTCGATTGCGGCGAGGACGACCTCAACGTCTATCTGAAACGCTACGCGCGCCAGAATCACGAGAGCGGCGGCGCGAAATGCTTCGTCGCCACGCCGCGCGACGCGCCCGCGCGCATCCTCGGCTTCTACACGCTCAGCCCCGCCTCGATCGAATTCAGCCGCGCGCCCGCCATCGTAACGCACGGCCTCGGCCGCTATGAAATTCCGGTTTATCGCGTCGGCCGTCTCGCCGTTGATCGCAGCGTGCAAGGACTCGGCCTCGGCGGACGGCTCTTGCTGCGCGCCGCCGAACGTTGCGTGACGGTCGCGCAAGAAGTAGGCGGCGTGGCGCTGTTGATCGACGCGAAGAGCGACGGTGCGGCCAAATGGTACGAGAGCTATGGCGCGCTGCGTCTCCTCGATGCGCCGCTCTCCCTCGTGCTGCCTTTCTCGGTCGTCCTCGAGGCTCTGAAACAGAGGAATTGA
- a CDS encoding acyl carrier protein, with protein sequence MTDAEIKALILELIGEIAPEADLASARDQDDLREVFDLDSMDFANLIVAIHDRTKIAIPEVDYNKLFTLGGATAYLRDALSQLNAGDA encoded by the coding sequence ATGACGGACGCCGAAATCAAAGCGCTCATCCTGGAGCTGATTGGCGAAATCGCGCCCGAGGCCGATCTCGCGTCGGCTCGCGATCAAGACGATTTACGTGAAGTGTTCGACCTCGATTCAATGGATTTTGCCAATCTCATTGTGGCGATCCACGACCGCACAAAAATCGCTATTCCGGAGGTTGACTACAACAAGCTTTTCACCTTGGGCGGAGCCACCGCCTATCTACGGGACGCGCTCAGCCAATTAAATGCGGGCGATGCTTAG
- a CDS encoding dihydrolipoamide acetyltransferase family protein: MSDFKMPALGADMEAGTLVEWLVRPGDRVKSGDVVAVVETQKGAIEVEIFQQGVVSNILVPVGERVPVGTVLAQIDGARGAAPPPSIEPAIAALKPAPLRPIVAAPSSRLKITPAARRRATALSLDPTMIVKGTGVEGSIRLADVETYASGAKLAQRPAKKGLDLSQMRQAIAAAMSHSKREIPHYYLTEMVDLHAASTWIEQYNAEKSPVERILPAVLFLKAAALALREQPQLNGAYENGAFTPASDVHVGWAIALRGGGLIAPAIRDTDRKSLAELMAAMRDLVERARRGNLRSSELTSPTITVTSVGDRGAESVTGIIYPPQVAIVGFGRAVARPWVVDGRIESCPLVTVSLAADHRVTDGHVGGLYLAAVARLLQEPEKL; the protein is encoded by the coding sequence ATGAGCGATTTCAAAATGCCCGCGCTTGGCGCCGACATGGAGGCCGGCACGCTCGTCGAGTGGCTTGTGAGGCCCGGCGATCGCGTCAAATCCGGCGACGTCGTCGCGGTGGTCGAGACGCAAAAGGGCGCGATAGAAGTCGAAATCTTCCAACAGGGCGTCGTCTCGAACATCCTCGTTCCAGTCGGCGAGCGCGTTCCAGTCGGGACGGTTCTTGCGCAGATCGACGGCGCGCGGGGCGCCGCCCCGCCGCCCTCCATTGAACCCGCCATCGCTGCGCTGAAGCCGGCGCCGCTAAGGCCGATCGTCGCGGCGCCGAGCTCGCGACTAAAGATTACGCCCGCGGCGCGGCGCCGAGCTACGGCGTTGAGCCTCGACCCCACTATGATCGTGAAAGGAACCGGTGTCGAGGGATCGATCCGGCTCGCCGATGTCGAAACCTACGCGAGCGGAGCAAAGCTCGCGCAGCGCCCAGCGAAAAAAGGCCTCGATCTTTCTCAGATGCGCCAGGCGATCGCCGCCGCTATGAGTCACTCGAAGCGAGAAATCCCGCACTACTACCTCACCGAAATGGTTGACCTTCACGCCGCTTCGACCTGGATCGAGCAATACAACGCCGAGAAATCCCCAGTCGAACGCATTCTGCCGGCCGTACTCTTTCTCAAGGCTGCGGCCTTGGCCCTGCGCGAACAACCGCAGCTTAACGGCGCTTATGAAAACGGCGCCTTTACTCCTGCGTCTGACGTTCACGTGGGTTGGGCGATCGCCTTGCGCGGCGGCGGGCTGATCGCGCCGGCGATACGCGACACCGACAGAAAATCGCTGGCCGAACTGATGGCGGCCATGCGGGACCTGGTGGAGCGCGCGCGACGCGGGAATTTGCGCAGCTCCGAACTCACTTCTCCCACCATTACCGTCACGAGCGTCGGTGATCGCGGCGCGGAGTCGGTGACCGGCATTATCTATCCTCCGCAAGTCGCGATCGTCGGATTTGGCCGTGCGGTCGCGCGCCCCTGGGTCGTCGATGGGCGCATCGAGAGTTGTCCGCTCGTCACCGTCAGCCTCGCGGCGGACCATAGGGTCACCGACGGCCATGTCGGCGGCTTGTATCTCGCCGCGGTCGCGCGTCTCTTACAGGAGCCGGAAAAACTATGA
- a CDS encoding efflux RND transporter permease subunit: MLQSALSNNNKNDGAGRVRDGEEALLVRAEGRLRSLDEIRSVVIAARDTGIVRVGDVAEVRNGALPRNGVVVRNGEGEAVWGLVLGLRGADARMVVNGVKERLAEIEPTLPNGAKIEIFYDRSELIGKAVWTVQKVLIEAIVLVVILLVLFLGDLRAAVVVSVILPLAALSTFGIMRWWGLSANIMSLGGLAIAIGLLVDCAVVVVENVEHRMAHAHDVSLSDRIFMTLEATREVAVPLTSGVIIIVTVFLPLLSLEGLEGRLFAPVALTIAFALGSALVLSLTVVPALSATLLKPGHADEPWLVRKVAAVYEPLLKRSLDKPLIVGAAAVIGLVVAFTAYAGIGQTFMPVMNEGTPVITIRKHPTISVNMAAETDMRIQRAIMERVPEVKGMMARAGADELGIDPVGLNDTDNFLKLAPQSEWRGKDIDWLMGEIRAVLDSMPGISYAFSQPIDMRVQEMIIGARGDVVVKIFGDDIDELNRLTREVTATLRKIRGARDVFGLQNDGMRYLTARVDRLAAGRFGLNAGDIQDALRVWVDGQPVGIVLEGPIRTPLVIRGSEISRRSSVDFARLPMVSSEGKVVELSQLADVRVENGPIQIIREEGRRFATVLANVTGRDLVGFVDDAKKAVAKNVKTPPGYRYQWGGQFENQQRASARLAIVVPIALALIFLLLYLTFNSVLQATLVFCNVPFAAIGGILGLWFSGEFMSVPSSVGFIALIGIAVLNGVVLISYINKLVAEGTRSTREAVLEGARRRMRPVMLTATIAAFGLIPFLFAHGPGAEIQRPLAIVVIGGLISATVLTLILLPILYDRTANLGLAIRQKFRARAMRQPAPMHAREDARA; the protein is encoded by the coding sequence ATGCTCCAGTCGGCGCTCTCCAACAACAATAAGAATGACGGCGCGGGGCGCGTGCGCGATGGCGAGGAAGCGCTGCTCGTGCGCGCCGAAGGCCGCCTGCGATCTCTCGATGAGATCCGATCCGTCGTCATCGCCGCGCGGGACACCGGCATCGTGCGCGTCGGCGACGTCGCCGAAGTGCGCAACGGCGCGTTGCCGCGTAACGGCGTCGTCGTGCGCAACGGCGAAGGCGAGGCGGTGTGGGGACTTGTTCTCGGGCTGCGCGGCGCGGACGCGCGCATGGTGGTCAATGGCGTGAAGGAGCGCCTGGCCGAAATCGAGCCGACGCTGCCGAACGGGGCGAAAATCGAAATCTTCTACGATCGCAGCGAATTGATCGGCAAAGCGGTCTGGACCGTGCAGAAGGTGCTGATCGAGGCGATCGTCCTCGTCGTCATCCTGCTCGTCTTGTTTCTTGGCGATCTTCGCGCCGCGGTCGTCGTGTCGGTCATTTTGCCGCTCGCCGCGCTCTCGACATTTGGCATCATGCGCTGGTGGGGCCTCTCGGCGAATATCATGTCGCTCGGCGGTCTGGCGATCGCGATCGGACTTTTGGTCGACTGCGCGGTCGTCGTCGTCGAGAACGTCGAACATCGCATGGCGCATGCGCATGACGTCAGTCTCTCCGACCGCATTTTCATGACGCTCGAAGCGACTCGCGAGGTCGCCGTCCCGCTCACGTCCGGCGTCATCATCATCGTCACGGTGTTCCTGCCGCTGCTGTCTCTCGAAGGGCTCGAAGGTCGTCTGTTCGCGCCGGTGGCGCTGACGATCGCCTTTGCGCTCGGATCGGCGCTCGTGCTGTCCCTCACCGTCGTGCCGGCGCTTAGCGCGACGTTGCTGAAGCCGGGCCATGCCGACGAGCCCTGGCTGGTGCGCAAGGTCGCCGCGGTCTACGAGCCCTTGCTCAAGCGCTCGCTCGACAAGCCCTTAATTGTCGGCGCCGCCGCCGTCATCGGCCTCGTCGTCGCCTTCACCGCCTATGCGGGGATCGGCCAGACCTTTATGCCGGTGATGAACGAGGGCACGCCCGTCATCACCATCCGCAAACATCCGACGATCAGCGTCAATATGGCCGCGGAGACCGACATGCGCATTCAGCGCGCAATCATGGAGCGCGTGCCGGAGGTCAAGGGAATGATGGCCCGGGCCGGCGCTGACGAGCTCGGAATCGATCCCGTCGGCCTCAACGACACTGATAATTTTCTGAAGCTTGCGCCTCAGAGTGAATGGCGCGGCAAGGATATAGATTGGCTGATGGGCGAGATTCGCGCCGTGCTCGATAGCATGCCCGGCATTTCCTACGCTTTTTCGCAGCCGATCGACATGCGCGTTCAGGAAATGATTATCGGCGCGCGCGGCGACGTCGTCGTCAAGATTTTCGGCGACGACATCGACGAGCTCAACCGCCTCACCCGCGAGGTTACCGCGACCTTGCGCAAGATCAGGGGTGCGCGCGACGTGTTCGGCCTGCAGAATGACGGCATGCGCTATCTGACGGCGCGCGTCGACCGACTCGCGGCCGGCCGCTTCGGCCTTAACGCCGGCGATATTCAGGACGCGCTGCGCGTCTGGGTCGACGGTCAGCCGGTCGGCATCGTGCTGGAAGGGCCGATCCGCACGCCGCTTGTCATTCGCGGCTCGGAAATCTCGCGCCGCTCGTCCGTCGACTTCGCGCGGCTGCCGATGGTGTCGTCCGAAGGCAAGGTCGTCGAACTGTCGCAACTCGCCGACGTGCGCGTGGAGAACGGGCCGATCCAGATCATTCGCGAGGAAGGCCGTCGCTTCGCCACCGTCCTCGCCAATGTGACGGGACGCGATCTTGTCGGATTCGTCGACGACGCCAAGAAAGCCGTCGCCAAAAACGTAAAGACGCCGCCGGGATATCGCTATCAATGGGGCGGCCAGTTCGAAAACCAGCAACGCGCTTCGGCCCGACTCGCGATCGTCGTGCCGATCGCGCTGGCGCTGATTTTTCTGTTGCTTTATCTAACCTTCAACTCGGTGCTACAGGCGACGCTGGTGTTCTGCAATGTGCCTTTCGCGGCGATCGGCGGCATTTTGGGCCTGTGGTTTTCGGGAGAATTCATGTCCGTGCCCTCGTCGGTCGGCTTTATTGCGCTTATCGGAATCGCGGTTCTCAATGGCGTCGTGCTCATCTCCTACATCAACAAGCTTGTGGCTGAAGGCACGCGCAGCACGCGCGAAGCGGTGTTAGAGGGCGCGCGTCGGCGCATGCGGCCCGTTATGCTCACCGCCACCATCGCGGCCTTCGGCTTGATCCCGTTCCTGTTCGCGCATGGGCCCGGCGCCGAGATCCAGCGCCCGCTCGCCATCGTCGTCATCGGAGGGTTGATCTCGGCCACGGTGCTGACCTTGATCCTGCTGCCGATTCTTTACGATCGCACCGCCAATCTCGGCTTGGCCATTCGTCAGAAGTTCCGCGCACGAGCGATGCGGCAACCCGCGCCAATGCATGCGCGCGAGGACGCTCGCGCATGA
- a CDS encoding antibiotic biosynthesis monooxygenase family protein — protein MSLLRPLDPSFPIERQLGIDASPVVLVNIFTLDKADEPGFLKTWQDDAAFMKRQPGFISTQLHRALGENPTYLNYAVWESNAAFRAAFSNPDFQVKLAAYPSSAIASPHLFQKVAVPDICVA, from the coding sequence ATGTCGCTGTTGCGCCCCCTCGACCCGAGCTTCCCGATTGAGCGTCAGCTCGGAATCGACGCCAGCCCGGTCGTTCTTGTAAACATCTTCACCCTCGATAAGGCGGACGAGCCGGGCTTCCTCAAAACCTGGCAGGACGATGCGGCGTTCATGAAACGCCAGCCGGGCTTCATCTCGACCCAGTTGCATCGTGCTCTTGGCGAGAACCCTACCTATTTGAACTATGCCGTTTGGGAATCGAACGCTGCATTCCGCGCTGCATTCTCGAACCCGGACTTCCAAGTCAAGCTCGCCGCCTATCCCTCCTCCGCCATCGCATCCCCGCATCTTTTTCAGAAAGTTGCGGTGCCTGACATCTGCGTCGCCTAA
- a CDS encoding MarR family winged helix-turn-helix transcriptional regulator: protein MPQPKRTPGGDAVTDLVLDLFRLNNQLLSAGDRLIAPLGLTSARWQILGAIVAADYPQPVAWLARNLGAHRQNVQRIINDLAKEGLVGFETNPHHRRAQLVVLTKKGKQIFNAAMRLQAPWSDSLADGLTAKDIETAHRVMLALRQNLNAKDDADDGDRNPAVSSIFGA, encoded by the coding sequence ATGCCCCAACCGAAACGAACGCCCGGCGGTGATGCTGTGACCGACCTCGTGCTCGACCTGTTCAGGCTGAACAATCAGCTTTTGTCCGCAGGAGATAGGCTGATCGCGCCACTCGGATTGACGAGCGCACGCTGGCAAATCCTCGGTGCGATTGTCGCCGCCGATTACCCGCAACCGGTCGCGTGGCTGGCACGAAACCTCGGCGCGCATCGCCAGAACGTGCAGCGCATCATCAACGACCTCGCCAAAGAGGGGTTAGTCGGCTTTGAAACCAACCCGCATCACCGAAGGGCGCAGCTTGTTGTCCTCACAAAAAAGGGAAAGCAGATTTTCAACGCGGCGATGCGCTTGCAGGCTCCTTGGAGCGACAGTCTTGCAGATGGCCTGACGGCCAAAGACATCGAAACCGCCCACCGGGTGATGTTAGCGCTGCGCCAGAATTTGAATGCAAAGGATGATGCCGACGATGGGGACCGAAATCCCGCTGTCTCCAGTATTTTTGGCGCATAG
- a CDS encoding IS1182 family transposase: MTHISGFERSQLLLLPEAIDDYVGGCNPVRFIDAFVDGLDLKAVGFERVEAKATGRPGYAPADLLKLYIYGYLNRVRSSRRLEAECHRNIEVIWLLRSLKPDFKTIADFRSANRAAFKKVFREFVILCRRLDLFGRELLAVDGTRIKAVNNKDRNFTTGSLQKFIAAADKKLEDYLKRLDAGDAEDRATTGSRVKNLAEKIEALNKKRGEYAAHLAALEKSGESQVSLTDPDSRAMAAYTKVGVGYNIQIAVDAKHKMIVEQAVSNDVLDMGLLQRTAEPAREILDVEKIDVVADKGYFRTEDIASCEEAGLTPYVPRPQRGPAVNNGFFRKDEFRYDAARNAYVCPAGQELTPIREGKLRDLKKVDYGNAQACRACALRPRCTKDVRSVSRLENEDALDRMAARLKARPEVLDRRRETVEHPFGAIKQWMNQGAFLMRGLEKVRAEFSLTALAYNLRRALNILGMEGLMAAVAA; encoded by the coding sequence ATGACGCACATATCCGGCTTCGAACGCTCGCAACTCCTGCTTTTGCCGGAGGCGATTGACGATTATGTCGGTGGCTGCAACCCCGTGCGGTTCATCGACGCCTTCGTCGACGGGCTCGATTTGAAGGCCGTTGGTTTCGAGCGGGTCGAGGCGAAGGCGACGGGTCGTCCGGGTTACGCGCCGGCCGATCTCTTGAAGCTCTACATCTACGGCTATCTCAACCGGGTGCGGTCGAGCCGGCGTCTCGAGGCGGAATGCCACCGCAACATCGAAGTCATCTGGCTGTTGCGCAGCCTAAAACCGGATTTCAAGACCATCGCCGATTTCAGGAGCGCCAATCGCGCCGCGTTCAAGAAGGTCTTCCGAGAGTTCGTGATCTTGTGCCGGCGGCTCGATTTGTTCGGGCGCGAACTGCTGGCGGTGGACGGCACGCGCATCAAGGCGGTCAACAACAAGGATCGGAACTTCACCACGGGATCGCTGCAAAAATTCATCGCGGCCGCCGACAAGAAGCTGGAAGATTATCTGAAACGGCTCGATGCGGGCGACGCCGAGGACCGCGCGACGACAGGTTCGCGGGTCAAGAATCTGGCGGAGAAGATCGAGGCGCTGAACAAGAAGCGCGGCGAATATGCGGCGCATCTTGCCGCGCTGGAAAAGAGCGGCGAAAGCCAAGTGTCGCTCACCGATCCCGACAGCCGCGCCATGGCGGCCTATACGAAGGTTGGCGTCGGCTACAACATTCAGATCGCCGTCGACGCCAAGCACAAGATGATCGTCGAACAGGCGGTGTCGAACGACGTTCTGGACATGGGCCTTTTGCAACGAACGGCGGAGCCGGCGCGAGAGATTCTCGACGTCGAAAAAATCGACGTGGTCGCCGACAAGGGTTACTTCAGAACCGAAGACATCGCTTCTTGCGAAGAAGCCGGCCTGACGCCCTATGTGCCGCGCCCGCAACGCGGGCCGGCGGTGAACAACGGCTTCTTTCGCAAGGACGAGTTTCGTTACGACGCGGCGCGCAACGCTTATGTTTGTCCCGCCGGGCAGGAACTGACGCCGATCCGCGAAGGCAAGCTGCGCGACTTGAAGAAAGTCGATTATGGCAATGCGCAAGCCTGTCGCGCCTGCGCGCTGCGTCCACGCTGCACGAAGGACGTTCGTTCCGTCTCGCGCCTCGAAAACGAGGACGCGCTCGATCGCATGGCGGCTCGACTGAAGGCGAGGCCGGAGGTTCTCGACCGGCGGCGCGAGACCGTCGAGCATCCCTTCGGCGCGATCAAGCAATGGATGAACCAGGGGGCCTTCCTCATGCGCGGCCTCGAAAAGGTGCGCGCCGAGTTCAGCCTGACGGCGCTCGCCTACAATCTGCGTCGGGCGCTCAACATTCTCGGCATGGAAGGGCTGATGGCGGCGGTGGCGGCGTGA